Sequence from the Miscanthus floridulus cultivar M001 chromosome 16, ASM1932011v1, whole genome shotgun sequence genome:
ATTTAACCACCCTCCTTAATGCACTCTtataactactccctccgttccttaatataagccatatagatttctaaaaaaaattccaaaatataggtacgtatcagctcccacgtcgattagtttggaaacatttccaccgtacatagcacatgccccaaccaatcctttagatttaggaagcaatctgattgtgagagagaagatggcctgattttcctttttttcctcggtctcacatccttccccaagccgtgcgttaatattggtgctaaaaactatatggcttatattaaggaatggagggagtatataagaAGATGAAGTGAAATATACCTTCCGAAGCATCTCTTCTGGAGTTGGCTGATCCTCACGCTGCAGGCTGATGAAATAAGACTGGAGCTTCTTGGCAGCTTCCATGAAATCCCTGGCGTGCCTCTCAACATCAACTGTTCAATTCAGTAGAAACTGCAACACTTAAATATCCTGTTTGGCAGGAACGAATGACAAAATGCAATTTAACTTCTCTAACTAAATAACCATTGTGCACTATTTAAGTCGGTGTCTAAAAAATGGGATTATCTTGGTACTCCCTGATTGCAATGTGATCTGAACAGTTGATACAAGTTTAGTTCTCCTCAGTCTGAGGACCTAATCAACCAATCACTACACAATTTCCCGGGCACAAGAAAGATCCAAAATCTTCCTCTAGACTAGAAGGAGCAAGACCCCCTTATCCATCTCGTATTCTCGTAGGCAACAAAACAACGAACACCTGGCGCGCGACGGCGCCGTGGACCGAACGAACACCACGAGGCTTGGCCGGTGTCGCATCAGTGCAGATCAAAGTCGATAGGAGGAGAGGGAGGAAGCGATGGGGGGGTCGGCGGTCCGTACTCTGGTGGGACGACTGGAGGGAGCGGTCGACGGCCTGGAGCTCGCGCGCGGGGAGGCacggcagcagcgcggcctccaGCGCCGCCACGCACGCCAGCATGTCCTCGCGTCCGCCCGCCGCGGGAGCCTGCTGCGCCGGTGGCGGGGGCGGCGTCTGCGCCGGCGACTGCGACGGCGTCGGGTCAGCCATGCCGGAGAGGGAGAGGGGCCGAGAGAGATTTGGAGCGCTTTGGGCTCCGATTTGCTTTTGACAAGGAAACTACCGTTGGTTTGAGGACGGACGGCTAGGAGCCTAGGATTGGTTTACAGAGGGCGTGTTCTGGGCCTGGATGGGCCGAGGCTGTGTGGCGGGCAGCAGGCGCGGGGCGTCCGAACGCATCGCTGCCGCCGGACGTCCAGGCGCTAAACGTCCCGTATACTATTTTTTAGCC
This genomic interval carries:
- the LOC136513956 gene encoding mediator of RNA polymerase II transcription subunit 28-like, with the protein product MADPTPSQSPAQTPPPPPAQQAPAAGGREDMLACVAALEAALLPCLPARELQAVDRSLQSSHQIDVERHARDFMEAAKKLQSYFISLQREDQPTPEEMLRKEITTMEEELKTKSELIAKHEKLIEGWRKELKEQLGKHITELERV